Sequence from the bacterium genome:
TGCTCTTCTTCATGCGATCACTGATGCAATTTGTGGAGCGATGGGAAGGGGAGATATCGGCGAATTTTTCCCGGATACGGACTCACGATGGAAGGGAGCAGATAGTGCACAACTTCTCTCACGCGTCGTGGAGGTAATGAAGAAAGAACAATGGAAAATTCTTAATATAGATTCCACAGTGGTCACGGAGCAGCCGAAAATCGGGCCTTATCGGCAACAAATAAAAGAGCGCATCGCGCAGATCCTAGAGCTTCCAGCTGATGCTGTTGGTGTTAAGGCAACAACCTGCGAACAGATGGGATTCCTTGGGCGAGGTGAAGGGCTAATGGCCACAGCGGTGGTTCTCATAAGTCGCTTTTCTTCTTGAGCAGTAGTCTGTCAGGGGGTGTTCCAGCCTTCTACAATTGAGCAAATTTCAGGTAGACCTCCCGCATTGAGAACATGAGTGAAGCCATTCTGCTCAAGAATGTCCTTGGCGTAGGAGGAGCGCGCCCCGCTTCTACAGTACACCACGATTGATTTGTTCTTATCTTTTCCTAATTTTTCGAGTTGGTTTATGAGCTCGTCATGCGGAATATTTTGCGCTCCTGGTGCATGCCCTTCCTCGTATTCATCTGGCTGCCGCACATCGATCAAGAGTGCCCCTTCTTGTATTGCTTCTTGAGCCTCATTTATGGAAAAGCTTTGTGGTTCTGCCATAATGTTTCCTGAAAAAGATAAAAGTAAGCCTGAAAAACACAAAAGTAAGGTTGCAAAGCAAGATCTGCGGTACTTCGCTCGATTATTCATCCTCCCTCTCCTTACAGTCTGCTCAGGTCTTCATTGGAACAAAGCCAGTGG
This genomic interval carries:
- the ispF gene encoding 2-C-methyl-D-erythritol 2,4-cyclodiphosphate synthase; protein product: MEIRIGQGVDVHAFEAGGRLILGGIDVPHHSGLKAHSDGDALLHAITDAICGAMGRGDIGEFFPDTDSRWKGADSAQLLSRVVEVMKKEQWKILNIDSTVVTEQPKIGPYRQQIKERIAQILELPADAVGVKATTCEQMGFLGRGEGLMATAVVLISRFSS
- a CDS encoding rhodanese-like domain-containing protein, yielding MAEPQSFSINEAQEAIQEGALLIDVRQPDEYEEGHAPGAQNIPHDELINQLEKLGKDKNKSIVVYCRSGARSSYAKDILEQNGFTHVLNAGGLPEICSIVEGWNTP